The Candidatus Neomarinimicrobiota bacterium nucleotide sequence CTGCGAAAATACTTTTATTATTGGTCAATCGCTTGGAGCAGGATTGGCTCTAATTATAGAGCCTGAATTAAAACCGGCTGGTGTTGTTTCGTTCGTTGCCCCGTTGCTCATAAAGGATAAGCGTCTGTTCTTGACAACATTCAAGATTTTCAGATTATTTTTCCCTTATACATATACGAATTCCGAGTCGGAGACTGAAGAATTCATCTACAGCAAACGACCCACAATCACTTTGGCTGAAATGTATAAGGTCAGTAAAGAAATATTACCGGCTCTACCAAATTTGAAGTCGCCAATTTTCTTGGCACATGCTGAGGATGATGAGACAGTTGATGTAAAAAGCGTAGATTTGATATATGAAAAAGCCGGATCAGCCGTAAAAGAAATTTATAAGATGAATAGCGGGGGACACCGACTTACTTTATCGGAAAACTCCAATCGAGACGCTCTTTTCAATAAGACTTTGCAGTTCATGGAATCCAACAGCTAAAGTCGTTTTAAATTTAAAATTAATTTCCGCGCAATAAGAATTAAAATTTACTCTTGAAATTAAGGATAAAATTGTTAAGTTTATCTCTCGCACCGTGCAATTTGGAAACTGAAGGACTCCTCCGAGGAAAAAGCAATGCGGATGACGATTGACGATAAAATTACCAGCGCATTAAAAGAATCAACTCTTGCCAGATTGAAGCTTAAATCGCCCGTAATGGTTGATGCAGGAACTGAAGTAGCAGTCGCAATAGAAAAAATGAATCAGACTGACTATGGCTATGTGCTTGTTATGGAAAATGGTATTCTAATCGGAATTTTCACAGAAAGAGACATACTGATGAAGATGGCGTCAATAAGTGACACTGACGGTAAATCCATTGATGAATTTATGACTCGTGATCCTGTAACTTTGAGAATCGACAGCACAATCGCTAAAGCAGTTTACGAAATGAGCGCTCACGGGTATCGCCATCTACCTGTATTGGATAAAAACGGCGAAAAATGCGTGGGTATGGTAGCGGCAAAAAATATCGTAAAATTCGTAGCCGATTTTTTACCGGATCAAGTTTATAATCTTCCTCCAACTCCAAACCAGCAAATGTTAACTCCTGAGGGAGGGTGAGAAAAGATGAGATGTCCACAGTGTGATTCGGATAATTTCCCGGGAGAAGATTACTGCGAGAATTGCGGAACCGATCTCAGAGAATCAGATTTATTCACTCCTGAAGGATTGGGCGCAAAAGTTTTGAGCGATACGATTACAAATCTCGATCCGCCTGAACCGCTGGTTGTCAATTCGGATGCCACTGTTAAGGATGCTGTTGAACTGATGAAAACAAGAGGGCACGGAAGCGTAATTATTGTTGATGAAGGGAAATTCAACGGAATATTCACCGAAAGGGATTTGCTTAAAAGAGTCGTGTCGAAGGGATTGGAAGCCGATTCTGTGATTATTTCAAAGGTAATGACAAAGAAGGTTCAAACTCTGAAGGAAACAGATTCAATCGCATTTGCATTGAATAGGATGTCAATACACAGTATCCGGCATATTCCGATTATGCGTAAAAATAAACCTGTAGGCATTATATCAGTGAGGGGAATGCTAAAATATTTAGCAGAGCATACTCTCGAGAAAGCATAAATTTTTCTAATTAGATTTTATTCTTAATAATCCTGACAACCAATATTTTTATAAACCTCGTACGGATATAAATTGACAGCTGAAAACAAAGATCAATCGTTTAAAAATATTTTTAAAAAATTCAATTACGGCGTTTATCTTTTAGGAAGCGCACACAACGGTTCGTACGATCTGATAACCTGCACGTGGGCAATGCAAGGATCCTATGAAAATGAAGAACTGATTGTAAATATAGGAAAAGAGCGTCCGATCTCTTCTTTAATCCGGGAAAGCCGTCTATTCTCATTATCAATTCTCGCTGTAGAAAATGTTGAAGAAGCGACCGTTTGCGCAAAATCGTCAGAAAAACGTGAAAAAGCTCTTAAAACTCTGCAATTCGAAACGACTGAAGACAATCTTCCATTTCTACAGAATTCACTTGCGTATCTGAAATGTGAAGTGACGGATATATTCGAATTAGAAAGCAGTCTGCTTGTGGTAGGCAATCCGATTGGAGGAAAGGTACTTTCCGACGGTGTTTCACTCACATTGCACGAATACTACAAATTGTCAGGCTGAATCTATTCGGCAGCGAACGGTTTCCACTGTTCCTCTCTCGGCGGATCTGTGAATAAACTCACACCGACCAAAGTTAATACCGATAGGGTAATAGCGGGTATCACAGCATCTATCTCCACCCCGTCTAATCCCATTGCCGATGGAACTAACGTGTTCAAATCCATATTTTTCCAAACTATTGTAACAAATGTTCCTACTAAGATAGAAGAGATGCCACCGGCTGTGGTTGCCCTTTTCCAGAAAAATGCCGCAAGCAGCGCCGGTGTAATTCCCGCTCCATAAATAGTATAAGCATAGAAGGCTACGGCAAGAAATTTATCATCCAATGTTGAGAGCAGATAGGCGACAATCCCCAGAACTACAATAACCACTCTCGAGAGAAGGACAATTTTCTTTGGAGAAGCATCGGGTTCAATGAATCTTTGATAAATGTCCCTAACAATACTTGTAGCAGGAACGAGAAGGAATGAGTCAGCGGTTGAGACAATTATAGCGATAACAGCGGCGATTATTAAGCTGCCGAGAATAACAGGGAGATTATTAAATGCGGCTAATACAATTATTCTTCCATGATTTTCAATTCCCCAGTTCAATCCGCTGGCATACCACGCTGCGAGAATTATCATAGTTTCCACTACAGCAACTCCCACAAGCATAAAAATTACAGCTTGTTTGGCGGTTTTTTCATCCTTTGCCGAGAAAAACCGCTGATACATATTTGCATCGCCGAGCATTAGAAGAAAGGGCGGAAGTAAAATACCCATAACTTCCCATCCGCTGAGCACACCAAAAAATTGAAAATGATCTGCCGGAAGAATTTGCCTCATACCTTCGATACCGCCAACTTCCGACGCCAAAAAAGGAACTGCGAGGATTATACCCACAACAATAAGAATCCCGTTGACGAGATCGGTGTATGCGACCGAATACATTCCGGCAAGAGCCGTATAAATTATCACGAAGACAGCGGAGATAATTACTCCCGTAGATGTGTCTATATTCGGATTTATTATATTTATCACTGCTCCACCTGCTCTATACTGATAAGATACGATCGTAGTGTAAGCGGTGACGACCGTTATTGTACCGAAAATTCGAGCCCACTTATTATATCGGGTTTCAAGGATATCCTGAACAGTGAACTGTTTAAATTTTCTGACTCTTCCGGCAACAAAATAGAGAACTATAATCCCTGCTATCCCTCCAAGAGGAAGTATCAACCCTATAATACCAATTTCGTAAGTCCGTTCCGCGTTGCCGAATATACTTCCTGTTCCGACCCACGTTGCCAGAAGGGTTCCAACAAGAACGAGCGGTCCCAATTTTCTCCCGGCCACCATAAAATCTGTTTGGTCATTAACCTTTCCGCTGCGGATAGCGCCTACTACAATGAGAATCAATAGGTAGATGAGTGATACCCAAAAATAGATCATAATCGTGAATCTCCTCTAATGGTCAATTCGGTTAGAAAACGGAATTATTGTTTCATCCTGATAATGTTCCTCCCAGCCGGTCCGAAAGATATTCGGCTACGAGCTTCGCATGTGAGCCAGCCCATTCGGTATCGTTATCTGACACAGGAACTATCGTAAGTTCTTTGACGCCCGGATCGTATATGATTTCCAGATGCCCTTTCTGTGTATTTTTGCGCAAAAGCCAGATAAGACCTCCGATGGGATATTTCAGGGTACTTGATATTGCCGGTTGCAATCCGAGAGTTTTACTGCTGTCGAACACCGCCGAAAGAA carries:
- a CDS encoding sodium:solute symporter family protein; protein product: MIYFWVSLIYLLILIVVGAIRSGKVNDQTDFMVAGRKLGPLVLVGTLLATWVGTGSIFGNAERTYEIGIIGLILPLGGIAGIIVLYFVAGRVRKFKQFTVQDILETRYNKWARIFGTITVVTAYTTIVSYQYRAGGAVINIINPNIDTSTGVIISAVFVIIYTALAGMYSVAYTDLVNGILIVVGIILAVPFLASEVGGIEGMRQILPADHFQFFGVLSGWEVMGILLPPFLLMLGDANMYQRFFSAKDEKTAKQAVIFMLVGVAVVETMIILAAWYASGLNWGIENHGRIIVLAAFNNLPVILGSLIIAAVIAIIVSTADSFLLVPATSIVRDIYQRFIEPDASPKKIVLLSRVVIVVLGIVAYLLSTLDDKFLAVAFYAYTIYGAGITPALLAAFFWKRATTAGGISSILVGTFVTIVWKNMDLNTLVPSAMGLDGVEIDAVIPAITLSVLTLVGVSLFTDPPREEQWKPFAAE
- a CDS encoding alpha/beta hydrolase, which produces MSNINSASKLFKVLREKEKSLGVRENYGSEFSQSGECTRIGALLIHGFGSSPTEMNDLKEFLFNKGINVLSIRLDGHATTVENFSNSGKDSWLASVREGYEIISEVCENTFIIGQSLGAGLALIIEPELKPAGVVSFVAPLLIKDKRLFLTTFKIFRLFFPYTYTNSESETEEFIYSKRPTITLAEMYKVSKEILPALPNLKSPIFLAHAEDDETVDVKSVDLIYEKAGSAVKEIYKMNSGGHRLTLSENSNRDALFNKTLQFMESNS
- a CDS encoding CBS domain-containing protein is translated as MRCPQCDSDNFPGEDYCENCGTDLRESDLFTPEGLGAKVLSDTITNLDPPEPLVVNSDATVKDAVELMKTRGHGSVIIVDEGKFNGIFTERDLLKRVVSKGLEADSVIISKVMTKKVQTLKETDSIAFALNRMSIHSIRHIPIMRKNKPVGIISVRGMLKYLAEHTLEKA
- a CDS encoding flavin reductase gives rise to the protein MTAENKDQSFKNIFKKFNYGVYLLGSAHNGSYDLITCTWAMQGSYENEELIVNIGKERPISSLIRESRLFSLSILAVENVEEATVCAKSSEKREKALKTLQFETTEDNLPFLQNSLAYLKCEVTDIFELESSLLVVGNPIGGKVLSDGVSLTLHEYYKLSG
- a CDS encoding CBS domain-containing protein — its product is MRMTIDDKITSALKESTLARLKLKSPVMVDAGTEVAVAIEKMNQTDYGYVLVMENGILIGIFTERDILMKMASISDTDGKSIDEFMTRDPVTLRIDSTIAKAVYEMSAHGYRHLPVLDKNGEKCVGMVAAKNIVKFVADFLPDQVYNLPPTPNQQMLTPEGG